The Sediminitomix flava genome includes a window with the following:
- a CDS encoding phytanoyl-CoA dioxygenase family protein produces the protein MDITAYAQQFWEEGYLVIENFFEDELMDQLNQKIIDHFGMTPDWDHSDEFIEKSATEVVPWFPAREGVLDFQVIENDPRLNELTNQVLGDKWNLLYCMIMFSKQGTKGQAWHQDCPPENSKQFNLNRLIYTHDITPEIGGETLVYPNSHKMGELTSGKPDEALDKQVVLTPKKGTLVLLHGHTWHRVLPIKGAYRTSVNFRSTPFGTPEDITDIAVYRNMRYKFSTSEVIEERV, from the coding sequence ATGGATATAACAGCTTATGCACAACAATTTTGGGAAGAAGGATATTTAGTGATTGAAAACTTTTTTGAAGATGAGTTGATGGATCAACTAAATCAAAAAATCATTGACCACTTCGGGATGACTCCTGATTGGGATCATTCTGATGAATTCATTGAAAAATCAGCTACAGAAGTAGTACCATGGTTCCCTGCTCGAGAAGGTGTTTTGGACTTTCAAGTGATCGAAAACGACCCAAGACTTAATGAACTTACGAATCAGGTTTTGGGGGATAAATGGAATCTTCTTTACTGTATGATTATGTTCTCTAAACAAGGAACAAAAGGACAGGCATGGCATCAAGATTGTCCGCCCGAAAACTCAAAACAATTCAATCTAAATCGACTCATCTATACCCACGACATTACACCTGAGATTGGAGGGGAAACCTTGGTTTACCCAAATTCACATAAAATGGGAGAACTTACTTCTGGCAAACCGGATGAAGCTCTCGATAAGCAAGTAGTTTTGACTCCGAAAAAAGGAACACTTGTCCTTTTACATGGTCATACTTGGCATCGTGTGCTTCCTATAAAAGGAGCTTACAGAACTTCAGTCAATTTCCGTTCAACACCATTTGGCACTCCAGAAGATATTACAGATATCGCTGTTTACAGAAACATGAGATATAAATTTTCTACCAGTGAAGTGATCGAAGAAAGAGTCTAA
- a CDS encoding Gfo/Idh/MocA family protein → MKKIKWGIIGPGIIAHSFAQDFAHVTKGELVAVASRNEERAKKFADQYKIPKVYTSYESLCEDPEIDAIYIATPHNFHYDQTLLALQSNKAVLCEKPLTHIAEQTDELIAFAEQSGNYLMEGMWTYFLPVIQKAKQWVKEGKIGKVKHVKSEFGYPVPYDTSSRYYDPKLAGGALLDMGVYNVAMACFFFDGKEPSDIHVVARKAESGVDHDVTTLLVYEDEIANLTTAFRCKLPNSCIIIGEEGYIEIPDFWRAKECRRYKMEDCVEVFEDHRNGNGFEFEIEAVSIDLLEGRKSSEVVPWEVSKHLQSVMKKIMEKFD, encoded by the coding sequence ATGAAAAAGATTAAATGGGGAATTATTGGTCCTGGAATTATTGCACATAGTTTTGCACAAGATTTTGCTCATGTTACTAAAGGAGAACTTGTGGCAGTTGCTTCTCGAAATGAAGAAAGAGCTAAAAAATTTGCTGATCAATATAAAATTCCGAAGGTTTATACCTCTTATGAATCGCTTTGTGAAGACCCAGAAATTGATGCGATTTATATTGCAACACCTCATAATTTTCATTACGATCAAACGCTTTTAGCTCTCCAATCAAACAAAGCCGTTTTATGTGAAAAACCCCTAACGCATATTGCTGAACAGACTGATGAGTTGATTGCTTTTGCAGAACAATCAGGTAATTATTTGATGGAGGGAATGTGGACTTATTTTTTACCTGTAATTCAGAAAGCGAAACAATGGGTAAAGGAAGGAAAAATAGGAAAAGTAAAGCATGTAAAATCTGAATTTGGTTATCCTGTTCCTTATGATACTTCAAGTAGATATTATGACCCAAAATTGGCAGGTGGAGCACTTTTGGATATGGGGGTATATAATGTAGCCATGGCTTGTTTCTTTTTTGATGGAAAAGAACCTTCAGATATTCATGTGGTAGCTCGTAAAGCAGAAAGTGGTGTAGATCACGATGTCACAACATTATTAGTTTATGAAGATGAGATTGCGAATTTGACGACAGCCTTTAGGTGTAAACTTCCCAACTCTTGTATCATTATAGGTGAGGAAGGTTATATCGAGATTCCAGATTTTTGGAGAGCAAAAGAATGTAGAAGGTATAAAATGGAAGACTGTGTAGAAGTCTTTGAAGATCATAGAAATGGGAATGGCTTTGAATTTGAGATAGAAGCTGTAAGTATTGATTTGTTAGAAGGTCGTAAGTCCTCTGAAGTCGTGCCTTGGGAAGTAAGTAAACATCTCCAAAGTGTGATGAAGAAGATTATGGAAAAGTTTGATTGA
- a CDS encoding LacI family DNA-binding transcriptional regulator, with the protein MRKKNYTITDLSIKLGVSKSTVSRALKDHPDVNPKTRARVKALAEELNYQPNLLASGLASKKSSIIGVIVPEISRQHFFAAALEGIQSEAKKSGYTIMICQSDESFEEEVKQSQILRNNRAAGVLMSLSRETQNHNHILNLKDSGVPVVLFDRGAEGLDVSQVIVDDFKGAYELTAYLLEKGYDDIAYFSGPMNLEISRKRYEGYIQALRDYGQRVSEAKVYECERLSLDVRDAIRKVFLEENPPKVIMCMHDYMAVEVIKRLQQRGLNVPNDIAVTGFAGDPITDIITPRITTMEQPAFEIGRAAAAQLIKEIKIEEEEEVLPHEIKVFETKLDVKEST; encoded by the coding sequence ATGAGAAAAAAAAACTATACTATCACAGACCTTTCCATCAAATTAGGTGTATCCAAATCAACAGTATCGAGAGCACTGAAGGATCATCCTGATGTAAATCCTAAAACACGGGCTAGAGTAAAAGCTCTTGCTGAGGAACTTAACTACCAACCAAATTTATTAGCATCAGGCTTAGCCAGTAAAAAAAGTAGTATTATAGGTGTAATTGTTCCAGAGATTTCGAGGCAACATTTCTTTGCTGCGGCTTTAGAAGGCATTCAATCTGAAGCAAAAAAGAGTGGTTATACAATTATGATCTGTCAATCTGATGAAAGCTTTGAAGAAGAAGTCAAACAGTCGCAAATCTTACGAAATAATAGAGCTGCGGGTGTTTTGATGTCTCTATCTCGCGAAACACAAAATCATAACCATATTCTTAACCTTAAAGATAGTGGCGTACCCGTTGTTCTTTTTGACAGAGGAGCAGAAGGACTTGATGTTTCTCAAGTAATTGTAGATGACTTTAAAGGGGCTTACGAACTGACAGCTTACTTGCTCGAAAAGGGCTATGATGATATTGCCTATTTCAGTGGTCCGATGAATCTTGAAATTAGTCGAAAAAGATATGAAGGTTACATCCAAGCTTTACGTGACTATGGGCAAAGAGTATCTGAAGCTAAAGTTTACGAATGCGAACGCCTTTCATTAGACGTAAGAGATGCTATTCGTAAGGTATTCTTGGAAGAAAATCCGCCTAAAGTCATCATGTGTATGCATGATTATATGGCTGTAGAAGTGATCAAAAGACTCCAACAAAGAGGATTAAATGTTCCAAATGATATTGCTGTAACTGGTTTTGCTGGAGACCCAATCACCGATATCATTACCCCTAGAATTACAACAATGGAACAACCTGCTTTTGAAATAGGAAGAGCCGCAGCAGCTCAGTTGATCAAAGAAATAAAAATTGAAGAAGAGGAAGAAGTACTTCCTCATGAGATCAAAGTTTTTGAAACTAAACTCGATGTCAAAGAATCTACCTAA
- a CDS encoding xylulokinase: protein MYFLGYDIGTSSVKASIIEADTGKLEASAYFPKEEQPITSHQTAWAEQDPEMWWNSLKEATKELRAKGIDTKKVIGVGISYQMHGLVVVDGELQPLRPSIIWCDSRAVTLGDKAFRSLGEELCLEHLLNSPGNFTASKLKWVKENEPSVYEQIYKIMLPGDFIAMRMTGEVNTTISGLSEGILWDFKGEQPAQILLEEYGIDKELLPELCPTFGEQGKITATIAEELGLAEGTKITYRAGDQPNNALSLNVMNPGEIAATAGTSGVIYGVSDELKYDPASRVNTFAHVNHTEEERRLGILLCINGTGIQNSWLKNAMSNQLGYEAMNTAAASVNIGSEGLLAYPFGNGAERVLGNQLVGGSFQNIDFNKHTQAHLCRAVQEGIVFAFRYGISIMQEMGMNPTVIRAGKANMFQSPVFTATLAGVTGAPIELYETDGSRGAAMGAAYGFGYFDSFDEAFKSTDKLGVIEPETNKLEEYENAYQQWKIKFDELVK, encoded by the coding sequence ATGTATTTTCTGGGATATGACATTGGGACATCATCGGTAAAAGCGAGTATCATAGAGGCGGATACGGGTAAGTTGGAAGCATCGGCTTATTTTCCGAAAGAGGAACAACCTATTACGAGTCATCAGACCGCTTGGGCGGAGCAAGACCCAGAAATGTGGTGGAACTCATTGAAAGAAGCAACAAAAGAGCTTAGAGCTAAAGGGATAGATACAAAAAAAGTTATTGGTGTTGGTATTTCTTACCAAATGCATGGTTTGGTGGTAGTTGACGGTGAACTTCAACCTTTGCGTCCTTCTATAATTTGGTGTGACAGTCGAGCAGTCACACTTGGAGACAAGGCATTTAGGTCGTTAGGAGAAGAGTTGTGCCTTGAGCATTTGTTGAACTCACCGGGCAACTTCACTGCATCAAAACTAAAATGGGTCAAGGAAAATGAACCAAGTGTGTATGAGCAAATCTATAAGATCATGTTGCCAGGCGATTTCATAGCGATGCGCATGACTGGAGAAGTGAATACAACAATTAGTGGTTTGTCTGAAGGAATTCTTTGGGATTTTAAAGGCGAGCAACCAGCTCAGATTCTTTTAGAAGAATATGGAATTGACAAAGAATTGTTACCAGAATTATGTCCAACATTTGGTGAGCAAGGGAAAATTACGGCTACAATTGCTGAAGAGTTGGGTTTAGCTGAAGGTACAAAAATTACATATAGAGCTGGAGATCAACCTAACAATGCTTTATCACTTAATGTAATGAACCCAGGAGAAATAGCTGCAACTGCAGGAACTTCAGGAGTAATTTATGGCGTAAGTGATGAGTTGAAGTACGATCCTGCCTCTAGAGTAAATACATTTGCTCACGTTAATCATACAGAAGAAGAAAGACGTTTAGGTATTCTGTTATGTATTAATGGAACAGGCATTCAAAATAGTTGGTTAAAAAATGCAATGAGTAACCAATTAGGTTATGAAGCAATGAATACAGCTGCAGCTAGTGTGAACATTGGTTCTGAAGGGCTGCTAGCTTACCCTTTTGGAAATGGAGCTGAAAGAGTATTGGGAAATCAGTTAGTAGGCGGAAGTTTCCAAAATATCGACTTTAATAAACATACACAAGCACACCTTTGTAGAGCGGTTCAAGAAGGAATTGTATTCGCCTTCCGTTATGGTATTTCGATCATGCAAGAGATGGGCATGAATCCTACAGTAATTAGAGCTGGTAAGGCGAATATGTTCCAGAGCCCTGTATTTACAGCAACCTTGGCTGGGGTAACAGGTGCTCCAATTGAACTCTACGAAACAGATGGAAGTAGGGGAGCAGCAATGGGTGCAGCTTACGGTTTTGGTTATTTCGATTCATTTGATGAAGCCTTTAAATCTACGGATAAATTAGGCGTGATTGAGCCAGAAACAAACAAGTTAGAAGAGTACGAGAATGCTTATCAGCAATGGAAAATCAAGTTTGATGAGCTAGTCAAATAA
- the xylA gene encoding xylose isomerase produces the protein MSVVLGNQEYFKGIEKIQYEGPNSKNPLAFRYYDENRVVAGKTMKEHFKFAGAYWHNMCGDGGDPFGAATRLFPYADIKDPVEKAKAKMDFAFEFFTKLGLPYYCFHDIDLVDEGANVLDTEKRLRAIVDYAKEKQSASGMKLLWGTSNLFSNPRFMNGAMTNPDFNVLAYAGAHLKNALDATIELGGENYVFWGGREGYMSLLNTDMKREKEHMAHMLHLAKDYARKQGFKGNFFIEPKPAEPSKHQYDFDSETVIGFLRQYDLLDDFYLNLEVNHATLAGHTFQHELQVAVDAGKLGSIDANRGDYQNGWDTDQFPTNVYELVEAMLVILPGGGFQGGGVNFDAKVRRNSTDLVDMFYAHIGGMDNFARALLIANDILENSEYNQIRTDRYASFDSGLGQQFEEGILKLEDLYYHAVENGEPARISGRQEYLENLINMYMR, from the coding sequence ATGAGCGTAGTATTAGGCAATCAAGAGTATTTCAAAGGTATTGAGAAAATTCAGTACGAAGGTCCAAATTCAAAAAATCCATTGGCATTCAGGTACTATGATGAAAACAGAGTAGTAGCTGGAAAAACAATGAAGGAGCACTTCAAGTTTGCTGGTGCGTACTGGCACAACATGTGTGGAGATGGTGGTGATCCATTCGGTGCAGCTACTCGTTTATTCCCATATGCTGACATTAAAGACCCTGTAGAGAAAGCAAAAGCTAAAATGGACTTTGCCTTCGAATTTTTCACAAAGCTAGGTTTACCTTATTACTGTTTCCATGATATTGATTTGGTAGATGAAGGGGCGAATGTATTGGATACAGAAAAGCGTTTGAGAGCAATTGTTGACTATGCAAAAGAAAAGCAATCAGCTTCAGGAATGAAATTGCTTTGGGGTACTTCAAACTTATTCTCGAATCCAAGATTCATGAATGGAGCGATGACTAATCCTGATTTCAATGTATTGGCATATGCTGGAGCTCATTTGAAAAATGCTTTGGATGCAACTATTGAATTGGGTGGAGAAAACTACGTATTTTGGGGTGGTCGTGAAGGTTACATGAGCCTTCTAAACACAGACATGAAGCGTGAAAAAGAGCATATGGCTCATATGCTTCACTTGGCGAAAGACTATGCACGTAAGCAAGGCTTTAAAGGTAACTTCTTTATTGAGCCTAAGCCAGCAGAGCCAAGTAAGCACCAATATGATTTCGATTCAGAAACTGTAATCGGTTTCTTGAGACAATATGATTTATTGGATGATTTCTACTTAAATCTAGAAGTCAACCATGCTACTTTGGCGGGGCACACTTTCCAACATGAATTACAAGTAGCTGTAGATGCAGGAAAACTAGGTAGTATAGATGCCAACCGTGGTGATTACCAAAACGGATGGGATACAGACCAATTCCCTACAAATGTCTATGAGTTAGTGGAAGCGATGCTTGTCATTTTACCTGGTGGTGGATTCCAAGGTGGTGGAGTTAACTTCGATGCAAAAGTAAGAAGAAACTCAACTGACTTAGTAGACATGTTCTATGCACACATTGGTGGTATGGACAACTTTGCTAGAGCTCTACTGATTGCAAATGATATCTTAGAAAATTCTGAGTATAACCAAATCAGAACTGATCGTTACGCTTCATTCGATAGTGGATTAGGTCAACAGTTTGAAGAGGGTATTTTGAAGTTGGAAGACCTGTATTATCATGCTGTTGAAAATGGTGAGCCTGCAAGAATCAGTGGAAGACAAGAGTACTTAGAGAACTTGATTAACATGTACATGAGATAA
- the fsa gene encoding fructose-6-phosphate aldolase, protein MKFFIDTANLEEIQAAYDLGVLDGVTTNPSLMAKEGIAGEENVMAHYKAICDIVDDKVSAEIISTTYEKMIEEGERLAAIDPKIVLKLPMIKDGVKAIRYFSNKGIRTNCTLIFSAGQALLAAKAGATYVSPFLGRLDDISMSGVDLIADIKTIFDNYDLGTEILCASIRHPMHLLDCAKLGAEVSTSPLKVFLQLLNHPLTDSGLEKFLTDHAKVNAEVAQEA, encoded by the coding sequence ATGAAATTTTTTATTGATACAGCAAACCTTGAAGAAATCCAAGCAGCTTATGATTTAGGTGTATTGGATGGTGTTACGACCAATCCTTCACTAATGGCAAAAGAAGGTATTGCAGGTGAAGAAAATGTAATGGCACATTATAAAGCAATCTGCGATATCGTAGATGATAAAGTAAGTGCTGAAATTATTTCAACTACTTATGAAAAAATGATTGAAGAAGGAGAAAGATTAGCTGCAATCGACCCTAAGATCGTGTTGAAGTTACCAATGATCAAAGACGGTGTGAAAGCTATCCGTTATTTCTCAAACAAAGGAATTCGTACAAATTGTACATTGATTTTTTCAGCAGGGCAAGCATTATTAGCTGCAAAAGCAGGAGCAACTTACGTATCTCCTTTCTTAGGTAGGTTGGACGATATTAGTATGTCTGGTGTTGATTTGATCGCAGATATCAAGACGATCTTTGATAATTATGATCTTGGTACTGAAATTTTATGTGCATCGATCAGACATCCAATGCACTTGTTAGACTGTGCTAAACTTGGCGCTGAAGTTTCAACTTCTCCTCTAAAAGTATTCTTACAGTTATTAAACCACCCACTTACAGACAGTGGTTTGGAGAAATTCTTGACAGACCATGCAAAAGTAAATGCTGAAGTCGCACAAGAGGCATAA
- a CDS encoding transketolase family protein: protein MENNILQDINVSELAANNIRILSAAMVEQAKSGHPGGAMGGADFIHVLYSEFLKFDPKDPTWNNRDRFFLDPGHMSPMLYSVLALQGKYTLEELKNFRQWGSPTPGHPEVDVERGVENTSGPLGQGHAMAVGAAIAERFLAAKFGEWTAHKTYAYISDGGIQEEISQGAGRIAGFLGLSNLIMFYDANQIQLSTTVEEVTSEDTKAKYESWGWSVIEIDGNDHAQIRQALYDAHAEESKPTLIIGNTVMGKGAVGAEGESYEAKTSTHGQPLTNAGASFAKTVENLGGDPENPFRIFPEVAELYAEVNTYNQTYVQSRKATETSWAEEHPDLALKLDDFFKMNTIENVDFASIVQKENVATRAASSAVLATFAEKVENMIVSSADLSNSDKTDGFLKKTTTITKDNYGGAFLQAGVSELTMACLANGMALHGGVIPVVGTFFVFSDYMKPAYRLSALMELPVKYVWTHDAFRVGEDGPTHQPIEHEAQIRLMERLQNHHGENSMLALRPSDAEETTVAWEMALKNTATPSALILSRQNIKNLPVVEGTRCEAAQGARKGAYVVTDVENPDILLLGSGSEVATLVAGAELLTEYKVKIVAVPSEGLFRKQDKAYQAEVLPAGVPKLGLTAGLPVTLLELVGENGKVCGLDHFGYSAPAGVLDEKFGFTAAHVANEVRTFLSE from the coding sequence ATGGAAAATAATATTCTACAAGATATAAATGTATCAGAGCTAGCAGCGAATAACATCCGTATTCTGTCTGCGGCAATGGTTGAGCAAGCAAAATCAGGACACCCAGGAGGTGCAATGGGAGGAGCTGATTTTATACATGTGCTCTACAGCGAATTTTTGAAGTTTGATCCGAAAGACCCTACATGGAATAACAGAGATCGTTTCTTCCTAGACCCAGGTCATATGTCTCCAATGCTTTACAGTGTGTTGGCATTGCAAGGGAAATATACTTTAGAGGAATTAAAGAACTTCAGACAATGGGGAAGCCCTACTCCAGGACACCCAGAGGTAGATGTCGAAAGAGGTGTGGAAAACACTTCTGGTCCTTTAGGGCAAGGACATGCTATGGCTGTTGGAGCAGCAATTGCAGAACGTTTCTTGGCGGCTAAGTTTGGTGAGTGGACAGCACATAAAACGTATGCTTATATTTCTGATGGAGGTATTCAAGAAGAAATCTCTCAAGGAGCGGGGCGAATAGCTGGTTTCTTAGGTTTGAGCAATTTGATTATGTTCTATGATGCAAACCAAATTCAGCTTTCGACTACCGTAGAGGAGGTAACGAGTGAAGACACAAAGGCAAAATATGAGTCTTGGGGATGGAGCGTGATTGAGATAGATGGAAATGACCATGCTCAAATTCGTCAAGCACTTTATGATGCACATGCAGAAGAAAGCAAACCAACACTAATTATTGGTAACACCGTAATGGGTAAAGGAGCTGTTGGTGCTGAAGGCGAATCTTATGAAGCTAAAACTTCTACTCATGGGCAGCCTCTTACAAATGCGGGTGCATCTTTTGCCAAGACAGTTGAAAACTTGGGTGGAGATCCTGAAAATCCATTCCGAATTTTTCCTGAAGTAGCAGAGCTTTATGCAGAGGTGAATACTTACAATCAAACGTATGTACAAAGCAGAAAAGCAACAGAAACTTCATGGGCTGAAGAGCATCCAGATTTAGCATTGAAATTGGATGATTTCTTCAAAATGAATACCATCGAGAATGTTGATTTTGCAAGTATCGTACAAAAAGAAAATGTAGCAACTAGAGCAGCTTCATCGGCTGTGTTGGCCACATTTGCAGAGAAAGTAGAAAACATGATTGTGTCTTCAGCAGATTTGAGTAACTCAGATAAAACAGATGGGTTCTTGAAGAAAACGACAACAATCACAAAAGATAATTATGGAGGCGCATTCCTTCAAGCAGGGGTATCTGAGCTTACAATGGCTTGTTTGGCAAATGGTATGGCACTTCATGGAGGTGTAATTCCTGTAGTCGGAACATTCTTTGTATTCTCTGATTATATGAAGCCTGCATACCGTCTTTCTGCTTTGATGGAGCTTCCGGTGAAGTATGTATGGACTCACGATGCATTCCGTGTGGGTGAAGACGGACCTACTCATCAGCCAATCGAGCATGAAGCGCAAATCCGTTTGATGGAACGTTTACAAAACCATCATGGAGAAAACTCGATGTTGGCACTTCGTCCTTCTGATGCAGAAGAGACAACAGTAGCTTGGGAAATGGCACTTAAAAATACAGCTACGCCTTCTGCTCTGATTCTTTCGAGACAAAATATCAAGAATCTTCCAGTAGTTGAGGGTACTCGTTGTGAGGCAGCTCAAGGAGCTAGAAAAGGAGCATATGTAGTTACTGATGTAGAAAACCCAGATATCCTATTGCTAGGAAGTGGTTCTGAAGTAGCTACGTTGGTAGCGGGTGCTGAATTATTGACAGAGTATAAAGTGAAAATTGTAGCAGTTCCTTCAGAAGGACTGTTCAGAAAGCAAGACAAAGCTTATCAAGCAGAAGTATTGCCAGCAGGAGTGCCAAAATTGGGACTTACAGCCGGTTTGCCAGTAACCCTTTTAGAGTTGGTAGGAGAGAATGGAAAAGTTTGTGGTCTGGATCACTTCGGGTACTCTGCTCCAGCAGGAGTACTTGATGAGAAGTTTGGATTTACCGCAGCACATGTTGCCAATGAAGTTAGAACATTTCTAAGTGAGTAA
- a CDS encoding sugar phosphate isomerase/epimerase family protein, protein MIFLKKNRRLLSIFFFLNSYLLAFNLFGQSNLSETAHKDRIMWYAGDWVSSVSSNSDSIAEKPELRVSCRPTMNNQSLQVEVFQMQDGVYKNIVSEQLSYDQKSDSLFALGQNGEGVLFLGKGTFSNHKNGWDMLDIDMSGKPFMTAKFTFNNFTDLSIEGFDPSEKSLWKVKYIKQNSKRKNIGIQLVSVHEDMLKDPEGTLKQLGRMGYSFVETFVYSDGLFYGMKAQEFKASVEKQGMKFLGSMTFYDLPQKGKWEEAMKWWQNCIADHKKAGVEYLSTSNHQLKQVRSEEELEAYCKYYNAVGKLCKENGLTFVYHNHADEFLEVNGKPIYDYFLAHTNPEYVSFQSDLYWMYKGGVDPKDYFEKYPKRFVSWHMKDEKELGESGKIDFKELIKLKELAGLQYLVAEVEDYSYPPLFSVNLAWRYIFYDLLDEISQ, encoded by the coding sequence ATGATATTCCTCAAAAAAAATAGAAGATTACTTTCAATATTCTTTTTTCTTAATAGTTACCTCCTAGCATTTAATTTATTCGGACAATCCAATTTGTCAGAAACGGCACATAAAGATAGAATCATGTGGTATGCAGGAGATTGGGTAAGTTCCGTCTCTTCAAATTCGGATAGTATAGCTGAAAAACCAGAGTTAAGAGTAAGTTGCCGTCCAACAATGAATAACCAATCGTTGCAGGTTGAAGTCTTTCAAATGCAAGATGGTGTTTATAAAAATATTGTCTCAGAACAGTTGAGTTATGATCAGAAATCTGACTCTCTTTTTGCCTTAGGGCAAAACGGTGAGGGGGTGTTGTTTTTAGGAAAAGGAACATTCTCAAATCATAAAAATGGCTGGGATATGCTTGATATTGATATGAGTGGAAAGCCATTTATGACCGCTAAATTTACCTTTAATAATTTCACTGATTTATCTATTGAAGGTTTTGACCCTTCTGAAAAATCACTTTGGAAAGTGAAGTATATCAAACAGAATTCTAAGAGGAAAAATATCGGAATACAGTTGGTTTCTGTTCATGAAGATATGCTGAAAGATCCAGAAGGAACATTAAAACAATTGGGGCGAATGGGCTATAGTTTTGTAGAGACTTTTGTCTACTCAGATGGGCTTTTCTATGGAATGAAAGCTCAAGAATTTAAAGCCTCAGTCGAAAAGCAAGGAATGAAGTTTTTGGGTTCAATGACTTTCTATGATTTACCTCAAAAAGGAAAATGGGAAGAGGCTATGAAGTGGTGGCAAAATTGTATTGCAGATCATAAAAAAGCAGGTGTGGAATATCTTTCTACCTCAAATCATCAGCTAAAGCAAGTCCGTTCGGAAGAAGAATTGGAAGCTTATTGTAAGTACTATAATGCCGTTGGGAAACTCTGTAAAGAAAACGGTCTGACTTTCGTTTATCATAATCACGCCGATGAATTTCTTGAGGTGAATGGTAAGCCTATTTACGACTACTTTTTAGCCCATACAAATCCCGAATATGTATCATTTCAATCGGACTTATATTGGATGTATAAGGGAGGAGTAGATCCAAAAGATTATTTTGAGAAATACCCGAAACGTTTTGTGAGCTGGCATATGAAGGACGAAAAAGAATTGGGAGAAAGTGGAAAGATTGATTTTAAAGAACTGATCAAGTTAAAAGAATTAGCAGGCTTACAATATTTGGTTGCAGAAGTAGAAGACTATTCTTATCCGCCTTTATTTAGTGTGAATTTGGCATGGAGATATATTTTTTATGACTTATTAGATGAAATCAGCCAATGA
- a CDS encoding ThuA domain-containing protein, whose product MSFTEEAPAQNQFKVLLFIHHDDWHSDCIPVAVEAFQDMAQKNQFAFRWTQRPNELPTLLPQCDVVIFLNTNTDFMDSSQVEALQEFIHKGGGFVGIHGASASIKRNEWYDKLVGGVFVDHPKLQAGVVHNVGDFPATWHLPQKWLWSDEWYNFSHIDVSKLNVILTVDESTYDYTLGYDEIPLKGMGKDHPVAWSHHFEGGSVFYTSLGHKPEVYKDENFLKHIFGGIYWASKKVKNIESK is encoded by the coding sequence ATGTCTTTTACTGAAGAAGCTCCAGCGCAAAATCAATTTAAGGTATTGCTTTTTATACATCATGATGATTGGCACTCAGACTGTATTCCTGTAGCTGTTGAAGCGTTTCAGGACATGGCTCAGAAAAATCAATTTGCTTTCCGATGGACTCAACGCCCAAATGAGCTTCCAACATTGTTGCCACAGTGTGATGTTGTTATTTTTCTGAATACCAATACTGACTTTATGGATAGCTCACAAGTAGAGGCATTGCAAGAGTTTATTCACAAAGGAGGTGGTTTTGTAGGGATTCATGGTGCATCGGCATCCATAAAACGAAATGAATGGTATGATAAATTAGTAGGTGGTGTTTTTGTAGATCATCCGAAATTGCAAGCAGGAGTAGTTCATAATGTGGGCGATTTTCCTGCTACTTGGCATTTGCCTCAGAAGTGGCTTTGGAGTGATGAATGGTATAATTTCTCTCATATTGATGTGAGCAAACTCAATGTGATCCTTACCGTAGATGAATCTACTTATGATTATACACTTGGCTATGATGAAATCCCTTTGAAAGGCATGGGAAAAGACCATCCTGTGGCTTGGTCTCATCATTTTGAAGGTGGAAGTGTTTTTTATACTTCATTGGGGCACAAACCCGAAGTTTACAAAGATGAAAACTTCTTAAAACACATCTTTGGAGGGATATATTGGGCAAGTAAAAAAGTGAAAAATATAGAATCTAAATAG